The following are encoded in a window of Colius striatus isolate bColStr4 chromosome 25, bColStr4.1.hap1, whole genome shotgun sequence genomic DNA:
- the LOC133627783 gene encoding HAUS augmin-like complex subunit 8 isoform X2, whose amino-acid sequence MATSRPRPEAKPARMSGQAPNRSARGASGRVSETEPKGGRVVKSRYLQCFQKDGEKGNSVHSFSTSTAKTSAATKPRSVPRKRGASAGRVPGSLNQSSFEKGDLQSTLLDEDKSSRPELDLSPVTDKSACEETHHSKPVCKGATGTRKSRAKKGNDDVVIEELESLTLLLTYLRIKAEKNLAELEKKTEENLLRLCEEKERQQEKLWELKREILLKEREQRLEEALDKQMDVLSPLVAVCEQFKEQYKNFATSLDAARHKLPIRNIHIEGDAQTYLDGLQKELTVTQELLAEIMPRYSEESTQVFGVLKDLKEVSQKLDQEIQRSSTQVQNLAFEVSKEVSLCNQRKCEEQHGPDVVRDWYFG is encoded by the exons ATGGCCACCTCCCGCCCAAGACCTGAGGCGAAACCGGCGAG GATGTCCGGGCAGGCCCCCAACCGCAGCGCCAGGGGGGCGAGCGGACGAGTGTCCGAGACGGAGCCGAAAG GAGGACGGGTCGTGAAGTCGCGCTATCTGCAGTGCTTTCAGAAGGACGGCGAGAAG GGTAATTCAGTACATTCTTTTTCGACATCCACTGCTAAAACATCCGCTGCCACTAAACCCAGATCAGTGCCTCGGAAACGTGGCGCTTCGGCTG GTCGTGTCCCTGGCTCATTAAACCAAAGCAGTTTTGAGAAAGGTGACTTGCAATCCACTTTATTAGATGAAGATAAAAGTAGTCGACCAGAGCTTGATCTTTCACCTGTTACTG ATAAAAGTGCTTGTGAAGAGACTCATCATTCAAAACCTGTTTGCAAAGGAGCTACTGGGACACGTAAAAGCCGAGCAAAAAAG GGAAATGATGATGTTGTGATTGAAGAGCTGGAGTCTCTGACACTGCTTTTAACTTACCTAAGAATAAAG gcagaaaaaaatcttgctgagctggagaaaaaaacagaagagaacttGTTAAGGTTAtgtgaagaaaaggagagacagcAGGAGAAGCTCTGGGAGCTGAAGCGTGAAATTCTACTCaaagagagagagcagagactAGAGGAAGCATTAGACAAACAG ATGGATGTACTTTCCCCCCTTGTTGCTGTTTGTGAACAGTTTAAGGAGCAATATAAAAACTTTGCTACTTCGCTGGATGCCGCTAGACATAAATTACCCATCAGGAATATTCACATAGAAGGAGATGCACAAACATACCTTG ATGGCCTGCAGAAGGAGTTAactgtcacacaggaacttctgGCAGAAATTATGCCACGCTACTCAGAAGAAAGCACACAAGTGTTTGGGGTACTGAAAGACCTTAAAGAAGTCTCTCAGAAACTGGATCAAGAGATTCAAAG GAGCTCCACACAAGTGCAGAACCTGGCGTTTGAAgttagtaaagaagtttctctgtgtaaccaaagaaaatgtgaagagcAGCATGGACCAGATGTTGTAAGAGACTGGTACTTCGGCTAA
- the LOC133627783 gene encoding HAUS augmin-like complex subunit 8 isoform X1, whose translation MATSRPRPEAKPARMSGQAPNRSARGASGRVSETEPKGGRVVKSRYLQCFQKDGEKGNSVHSFSTSTAKTSAATKPRSVPRKRGASAGRVPGSLNQSSFEKGDLQSTLLDEDKSSRPELDLSPVTDKSACEETHHSKPVCKGATGTRKSRAKKKGNDDVVIEELESLTLLLTYLRIKAEKNLAELEKKTEENLLRLCEEKERQQEKLWELKREILLKEREQRLEEALDKQMDVLSPLVAVCEQFKEQYKNFATSLDAARHKLPIRNIHIEGDAQTYLDGLQKELTVTQELLAEIMPRYSEESTQVFGVLKDLKEVSQKLDQEIQRSSTQVQNLAFEVSKEVSLCNQRKCEEQHGPDVVRDWYFG comes from the exons ATGGCCACCTCCCGCCCAAGACCTGAGGCGAAACCGGCGAG GATGTCCGGGCAGGCCCCCAACCGCAGCGCCAGGGGGGCGAGCGGACGAGTGTCCGAGACGGAGCCGAAAG GAGGACGGGTCGTGAAGTCGCGCTATCTGCAGTGCTTTCAGAAGGACGGCGAGAAG GGTAATTCAGTACATTCTTTTTCGACATCCACTGCTAAAACATCCGCTGCCACTAAACCCAGATCAGTGCCTCGGAAACGTGGCGCTTCGGCTG GTCGTGTCCCTGGCTCATTAAACCAAAGCAGTTTTGAGAAAGGTGACTTGCAATCCACTTTATTAGATGAAGATAAAAGTAGTCGACCAGAGCTTGATCTTTCACCTGTTACTG ATAAAAGTGCTTGTGAAGAGACTCATCATTCAAAACCTGTTTGCAAAGGAGCTACTGGGACACGTAAAAGCCGAGCAAAAAAG aagGGAAATGATGATGTTGTGATTGAAGAGCTGGAGTCTCTGACACTGCTTTTAACTTACCTAAGAATAAAG gcagaaaaaaatcttgctgagctggagaaaaaaacagaagagaacttGTTAAGGTTAtgtgaagaaaaggagagacagcAGGAGAAGCTCTGGGAGCTGAAGCGTGAAATTCTACTCaaagagagagagcagagactAGAGGAAGCATTAGACAAACAG ATGGATGTACTTTCCCCCCTTGTTGCTGTTTGTGAACAGTTTAAGGAGCAATATAAAAACTTTGCTACTTCGCTGGATGCCGCTAGACATAAATTACCCATCAGGAATATTCACATAGAAGGAGATGCACAAACATACCTTG ATGGCCTGCAGAAGGAGTTAactgtcacacaggaacttctgGCAGAAATTATGCCACGCTACTCAGAAGAAAGCACACAAGTGTTTGGGGTACTGAAAGACCTTAAAGAAGTCTCTCAGAAACTGGATCAAGAGATTCAAAG GAGCTCCACACAAGTGCAGAACCTGGCGTTTGAAgttagtaaagaagtttctctgtgtaaccaaagaaaatgtgaagagcAGCATGGACCAGATGTTGTAAGAGACTGGTACTTCGGCTAA
- the LOC133627783 gene encoding HAUS augmin-like complex subunit 8 isoform X3 has protein sequence MASAVRLRGEAGRRARLSSRRFFLRRTGREVALSAVLSEGRREGRVPGSLNQSSFEKGDLQSTLLDEDKSSRPELDLSPVTDKSACEETHHSKPVCKGATGTRKSRAKKKGNDDVVIEELESLTLLLTYLRIKAEKNLAELEKKTEENLLRLCEEKERQQEKLWELKREILLKEREQRLEEALDKQMDVLSPLVAVCEQFKEQYKNFATSLDAARHKLPIRNIHIEGDAQTYLDGLQKELTVTQELLAEIMPRYSEESTQVFGVLKDLKEVSQKLDQEIQRSSTQVQNLAFEVSKEVSLCNQRKCEEQHGPDVVRDWYFG, from the exons ATGGCGAGCGCGGTCCGCCTGAGGGGCGAGGCGGGGCGGCGGGCCCGGCTGAGCTCTCGCCGCTTCTTCCTCAGGAGGACGGGTCGTGAAGTCGCGCTATCTGCAGTGCTTTCAGAAGGACGGCGAGAAG GTCGTGTCCCTGGCTCATTAAACCAAAGCAGTTTTGAGAAAGGTGACTTGCAATCCACTTTATTAGATGAAGATAAAAGTAGTCGACCAGAGCTTGATCTTTCACCTGTTACTG ATAAAAGTGCTTGTGAAGAGACTCATCATTCAAAACCTGTTTGCAAAGGAGCTACTGGGACACGTAAAAGCCGAGCAAAAAAG aagGGAAATGATGATGTTGTGATTGAAGAGCTGGAGTCTCTGACACTGCTTTTAACTTACCTAAGAATAAAG gcagaaaaaaatcttgctgagctggagaaaaaaacagaagagaacttGTTAAGGTTAtgtgaagaaaaggagagacagcAGGAGAAGCTCTGGGAGCTGAAGCGTGAAATTCTACTCaaagagagagagcagagactAGAGGAAGCATTAGACAAACAG ATGGATGTACTTTCCCCCCTTGTTGCTGTTTGTGAACAGTTTAAGGAGCAATATAAAAACTTTGCTACTTCGCTGGATGCCGCTAGACATAAATTACCCATCAGGAATATTCACATAGAAGGAGATGCACAAACATACCTTG ATGGCCTGCAGAAGGAGTTAactgtcacacaggaacttctgGCAGAAATTATGCCACGCTACTCAGAAGAAAGCACACAAGTGTTTGGGGTACTGAAAGACCTTAAAGAAGTCTCTCAGAAACTGGATCAAGAGATTCAAAG GAGCTCCACACAAGTGCAGAACCTGGCGTTTGAAgttagtaaagaagtttctctgtgtaaccaaagaaaatgtgaagagcAGCATGGACCAGATGTTGTAAGAGACTGGTACTTCGGCTAA